The DNA segment GAAACGCCGGCGCGCGCGCTGGGTCTACCAACGCAGGGTCGGCTGCGGGTGGGCGCCGACGCGGATCTGGTCTTGTGGGACAACGCCCTCGAAGTGGCGACCACCTTCGTCGGCGGCGTGGCGGTGTTTCAGCGCGGGTGAGCGAAAGCCAGGCGGCCTCCGCGCCGCTCAATGAATGCGCGGGCCGTGCGGCAGGGCCGCCAGGATCTCCGCTTCGCGCGCGGCGAAGTGCGACAGGCGATCGTCGAAGCTGGCCAGGGAAACCAGCGGCGCCGCCAGCTCGAGAAAGATCTCGGCGTGACGTTCTTCGGCGCCGGCCAGGGCGCGATAGAAATCGGCCAGTTGATCTTCCCCGACGCGTTCGAAGCCCGCCGCCAGGAACCCCAGCCGTTCGTGCGAGCGCGCCTCGATGAACGCCGCCGCCAGCAGCGAATCCAGCAAGCGCGCGGGCTCGGCGCCGCGGATCTCCGCCATCAGGCCGCGAGCGTACTGATTCGGTGTATCGGCGCGCGGCACCCAGCCGCGGGCCCCGATCAGCGCCGCCACCTGCACCACGTGGCTGGTCTCTTCGTGCGCCAGCCGCCCCAGCAACGTCACCGACGGACCGCGGTGCGGATAGCGCCGCACCAGCGACAGGGCGTTTTCGGCCGCTTTGCGCTCGCAGTGCAGATGATCGGACAGAAGCATCAGCAGATCGCCGCTGCTGCGCGCGAACCACGCCGGGTGCGTGCACGACCGCAAGATCGACCGCGGACTTTCGCTGACCATCGGCGGGACTGTGGATCGGCGGAGCCGGCAAATCAACCGGACGGCAGCAGCGCGCGCACCTCGGCGATGGTGTTGGCGTCGGCGGCGGTCTTGTCGTCGCGGTAGCGTTTCAAGCGGGCGAAGCGCAGGGCCACGCCGCCCGGGTACTGAGGGCTCACCTGCACGTCGTTGAAGGCGATCTCCACCACCAACTCGGGGCGCACGTAGACGGCCATCCCGTCACGGCCGATCTCGCGCGACAGAAACGCCTCGGTCTGCCAGCGCAGAATCTGATCGGTCATGCCCTTGAACGTCTTGCCCAGCATCAGAAAGCCGCCGTTTTCGGGATCGCGCGCGCCCAGGTGCAGGTTGCTCAGCCAGCCTTGGCGCCGTCCGCTGCCCCACTCGGCGGCCAGCACCACCAGGTCCAGCGTATGAGCCGACTTGATCTTCAACCATTCCTGCCCGCGGCGGCCCGCGCTGTACAGCGACTGCAGGCCCTTGGCCATCACCCCCTCGTGGCCGTCGGCGATGGCGCGGGCGAAGAAAGCGTCGGCAGCGTCGCCGTCGCCGGTGACCAGGCGCGGAACCAGCAGCGCCCCGTCGGGATCAGCGGCGGCCAGCGCTTGCCAGCGATCGGACAGCGGGCGATCGATCAGCGTGTCGTCGTCGATGCGCAGGACGTCGAAGAACGAAACCGCCAGCGGCAGCTCGGCGCGCAGGCGCGGCACGTCCAGGCGGCGGCCGAACCGGCGCATGGTGGTTTGAAACGGCAGCGGTCGTCCGTTCGACGACAGCGCGATGGCCTCGCCGTCCAGAACCAGCCGGCGCGCCGGCAGGGCGGCGACGCGCTCGACGATCTCCGGCACCGCGACGGTGACGCGGTTCTGCTGGCGGCTGAAGACCTCGACGGTGCCGCCGTCCTTGTGCACCTGCACGCGGGCGCCGTCCAGCTTGTACTCGAAGGCGGCCTGGCCCAGGCGTTCCAGCGCCGCGTCGGCGTCCAGCGCGGTGTCGGCCAGCATCGGTTGCACCGACTGAAACAGCTGCAGCTGAAATTGTCCCAGCGCACCCGCGCCGTTTCCCGGGCCGGCGTGTGCCAGCGCCACCGCCACCGCAGGCAACGTTCCCGCCAGCATCATCGCCCGACGAACCGCCGCCGCCTCGACCGAGAACGCGCGCGCCACGGCGTCGGCGACCACGCCTTCCAGCGCGCCATGGCGGACCTCGCCGATGATGAGACGGAGCACCAAGTCTTGCTCGGCCGCAGTGGCTCGCGACAGCAGCGCGCGCAGCAAACCGGCGCGGCGTTCGACCGAGCCGGCGCCGCTTGTGTCCTTGATGGCGGCGAACGTGCGGTCGACATCGGCGAGCTGCAGCGGTTCGGTGGCGGCGTCGACGTTGGGCGCCGTCGGTGTGGCGCGCAGCTCGTGCAGGACCGCGTAGCCAATCCCCAGTCGTCCCTGCGGCAGCTCGCCGGTCAGGTACGCGACGCCGACGCCCACCAGCCGCGGCGGCAACAGGCGGATCAGGTCGGCCAAAAGCGCGACTTTCTCCAGCCGCGAGCGCGTGGCCGCCACCCGGCGCGACGTCTCGACCAGTTGCGAAAGTTGCACGCCAAGAGTCTGTCAGGCGGCGGACGGCGGCGCGACTTGGACGACGCGCAATTGATCTTCCCGCGCCGCCCGCTCAAGTTACCACCATGGCGAACGACGCGACCGCCCTGCCGCAGACCTGGGATCCGCAGCGCTACGCGGAAAACGCGCGCTTTGTGGCCGAACTGGGGATGCCGGTGGTGGCGCTGCTGGATCCGCAGCCGGGCGAACGCATTCTGGATCTCGGCTGCGGCGACGGCTTTCTGACCGCCAAGCTGAAGGAGATGGGCGCCCGGGTGATCGGCGTCGACGCCAGCGCGGCGCAGATCGCGGCGGCGGTGGCGATGGACCTGGACGCGCGCGTGATCGACGGGCAGGCCCTGCCCTTCGCCGGCGAATTCGACGCCGTCTTCAGCAACGCCGCCTTGCACTGGATGAAGGACGCCGACGCGGTCATCGGCGGGGTGTGGCGCGCGCTGGTCCCGGGCGGTCGCTTTGTCGCCGAGTGCGGCGGCGCCGGCTGCGTGGCAACTATCCGCGCGGCCTTGGGGAGGGCGCTGGGCCGGCGCGGAATCGACGCCGATCGGCACAACCCGTGGCGCTTCGCCTCGGCGGAAGACTATCAAGCCCGGCTGCTCCAAGGCGGCTTCGTCGTCGAGAGCATCGCCCTGTTCGCCCGCCCGACGCCGCTGCCGGGCGAGATGACCGCCTGGCTGCAAACCTTCGCCGAAAGTTTTCTGGACCCGCTGCCGCCGACAGAGCGGCCGGTGTTGCTGGCCGAGGTGCAAGATGATCTGCGGCCCGCGCTGTGCGACCCTGCCGGCCACTGGACCGCCGATTACACGCGGGTTCGTTTTCGCGCCATCAAGTCGGCGACCGCGACGACCTAGGTCAGCGATCTCGATCTCGAACCGAATCACCAAGGAGAGTGCCCGTGCCGGAGTACACGCTGTATGGATTTGCCCAATCGGGACACTGTTACAAGGTGGCGCTGTGTCTGGAGCTGGCGGGCGCCGACTGGAAGCCGCGCTTCGTCGATTACTTCAACGGCGAGACGCACACGCCGGCCTATCGGGCCATCAACGTGATGGGCGAAGCGCCGGTGCTCGACCACGGCGACCTGCGCCTGACCCAGTCGGGCGTCATGCTGGATTATCTGGCCGAGCGCTATCCGCAGCTCGCCGTCGAGAAAATCGCGGGCGGCGATCCGGCGCAGCAGCGCGAGGTCCTGCGCTGGCTGCTGTGGGACAACCACAAGTTGACCAGCTACACGGCCACCTTCCGCTATTTTCGCGTCCTGGCCGCCAAGAGCGAGCCCGCCGTGCTGGCGGAGTTCGGCAAACGGGCGCGCGCGGCGTGGACGGTGCTGGACACGCACCTCGGCGGCCGATCGTTCGTGGTCGGTAACCGGCTATCGATCGTCGACCTGTCGATCTGCGGCTATCTCTTCTTCGAAGACGAGCTGGGCGTCGACTGGAACGACTTCCCGAACCTGCGCGACTGGCTGGGGCGGATCCGGGCGCAGCCGCGCTGGAAGCACCCGTACGATCTGCTGCCCGGGCATCCGCTGCAGGGAAAGAAATAAGAACCTGACCGGCCGGCGCCTACGCGCCCACCAGCTGGCGCAGCACATACTGCAGAATCCCGCCGTGCTGGTAGTAGGCGATCTCCTGTGGCGTATCGATGCGCACCAGCGTCTCCACCTCGACCACGCCGCCGTCAGCGCGCGTGGCCCGCACCTTCAGCGTGCGGCCGCCGGCGAAGTTCGAACTCAAAAGCTGCGGCAACCCGACGGTCTCGTACAGCTCCTCGCCGTTCAGACCCAGGTTCTCCGCGTTTTGCCCGGGTAGAAATTGCAGCGGCACGATGCCCATGCCCACCAGGTTCGATCGGTGGATGCGCTCATAGCTCTCGGCGATCACCACGCGCACGCCCAAAAGCAGCGGTCCCTTCGCCGCCCAGTCGCGCGACGATCCGCTGCCATACTCCTTGCCCGCCAGCACCAGCAGCGGCACCTTCTCGGCAGCGTATTTCTCCGACGCGTCGAAGATCGACATCGCCGCTCCATCGGGCAAGTGCCGGGTGACGCCGCCCTCGGTGCCGGGCGCCAGCAGGTTCTTGAGGCGCACGTTGGCGAACGTCCCCCGCACCATCACTTCGTGGTTCCCGCGCCGCGCGCCGTAGGAATTGAAGTCCTTGGCGTCCACGCCGTGAGCCTGCAGATACTTGCCCGCCGGTCCATCCTTCTTGATCGATCCCGCCGGCGAAATGTGATCGGTGGTGACGCTGTCGCCCAGCAGGGCCAGCACGCGCGCCTTTTTGATGTCGACCACCGGCGACGGCGCCTTCTTCATCCCTTCGAAGTAGGGCGGGTGCTTGATGTACGTCGAGTCGCCTTGCCACACGTACGTCTCGCCCTTGGGCACGTCCAGCTTCTGCCAGCGGTCATCGCCTTCGAAGACCACCCCGTACGATCGGGTGAACATCTCGGGCTTGATCGCCGCCGCCATGGTGCGGTTCACCTCGTCGCTGCTGGGCCAGATGTCGCGCAGAAAAACCGGCTTGCCGGCGCGATCGGTGCCAAGCGGTTCCTTGTCCATGTCGATGTCGATGCGCCCGGCCAGGGCGAACGCCACCACCAGCGGCGGTGACATCAGATAGTTCGCCCGCACCTCCGGGTTGATGCGGCCTTCGAAGTTGCGGTTGCCCGACAGCACCGACGCCACCACCAGATCGCGCTCGTCGATGGCGTGCGACACCGGCGCTGGCAGCGGACCTGAGTTACCGATACAGGTGGTACAGCCGTAACCGACGGTGTGAAAGCGCAGTTGTTCCAGGAACGGCGTCAGCTTGGCTTCGTTCAGATACTCGGTGACCACCTTTGATCCGGGCGCCAGCGACGTCTTCACCCACGGCTTGGTCGCAAGGCCCTTCTCGACGGCTTTTTTCGCCAGCAGAGCCGCCGCCACCATCACCGACGGGTTCGACGTGTTGGTGCAGCTGGTGATCGCCGCGATCACCACCGAACCATTTTTCAGCTCGGGCGCCGACGGAACCGCCGGCGCGCCGGCATCGCCGGCGCCGGCTTTCTTCTTCGGCTTGATCAGCGACGGCAGCGCCTGCTCGAACGACTGGCGCGCCGACGACAGGCGCACCCGATCCTGCGGCCGCTTCGGCCCGGCCACGCTGGGCTCGACGGTGCCGAGATCCAGCTCCATGGTGTCGGTGTACGCGGGCGTCTTGTCGCCGTCGCCGCTGCCGAACAGGCCCTGCTCGCGCATGTACGCGTCCACCAGGGCGACCTGTTCCTCGGGACGCCCGGAGAAACGCAGGTAGCGCAGCGTCTCGGCGTCGACGGGAAAGATCCCGCAGGTGGCGCCGTATTCGGGCGCCATGTTGGCGATGGTCGCCCGATCCGCCAGCGACAGCGCCGCCACGCCGTGGCCAAAGAACTCGACGAATTTCCCGACCACGCCCTTTTTGCGCAGGAGCTCGGTCACCACCAGCACCAGATCGGTCGCGGTGGATCCTTCGCGCAGCTTGCCGTGCAGGCGAAAGCCGATCACCTGCGGAATCAACATGGACATCGGCTGGCCCAGCATGGCGGCCTCGGCTTCGATGCCGCCCACGCCCCAGCCCAGAACGCCCAGGCCATTGACCATGGTGGTGTGCGAGTCGGTGCCGACCAGGGTGTCGGGATAGGCCATCGGCAGTGCGCCAGAAACCGCCGGCGCGGTGAAGACCACGCGAGCCAGATATTCCAGGTTCACCTGATGGACGATGCCGGTATCCGGCGGCACCACCGCAAAGTTGCGAAACGCCGACTGACCCCAGCGCAAAAACGCGTACCGCTCTTTGTTGCGCTGAAATTCAATCGCCGCGTTCAGCGACAGCGCTTGCGCCGTTCCGAACTCGTCCACCTGCACCGAGTGATCGATGACCAGCTCGGCCGGCAAAAGCGGGTTGATCTTGGTGGCGTCGCCGCCCAGCTTCTTCATCGCCTCGCGCATCGCCGCCAGATCGACCACCGCCGGCACACCGGTGAAATCCTGCAGCAGCACCCGGCTGGGCTGAAAGGCGATCTCGTCGGCAGGCTCGTCTTTCGGCTGCCAGTTGGCCAGCGTCTTGATGTCCGCGGCGCGCACGGTCCGGCCATCTTCGGTGCGCAGCAAATTCTCCAGCAGGATGCGCAGCGAGAACGGCAAGCGGTCCGGATCCAAGCCAGCCTTCTTCAACGCCGCCAGGCGGTGAAACTGGTACTCCTTGTTCCCGACCTTGAGCGTGGACAACGTGCCGAAGCTGTTCGCCATGAACAAGGATTCTTAGGGTTAGCAGCCGACGTTGTCGAGCGGATCCGTTCAGCGGCGCGGCCAGCGGAGAAAAACCCGCGCCCGCGTGTGACGCGGGTTCATTTCGCCGACCGGCGGGCTGTCATCTTCGACGATGCTGGCTTCGAAACTGACGATGCGATCCTCGGCCCGTCCGGTGCGTTGCGGATAGGCCAGGATCCAGTCCTGGAAGGCCCCCCAGTACTGCGACGAGAACGGAATGCGCGCCGAGTAGTTGAAGAAAAATGAATCGTTGTCCAGGCGGGCGGGGATGGCGGCGGTGCCGGGGTGGCCATACCGGCCGGCCACTTCACTGTACGGATCGACGTGGCGGCCGTCGGCGGTGACCGCTTCGACCACCACGCTCTCGTCGACCACGGGCGCGTCGGGCGCGAACATGGTCCAGGCCTGGATGAGGCGTGGGTACGCCACCAGCATCCTGACGAAGGTCGGCTGCCAGAAGCGCACGCGCGCCGACAACAGCGGGTTGCCGATGAAAAGCTCGGTCATCAGCACCACCAGCATCAGACCGGCGGCGCCCTCGCGGGCGGCCGTGCGCAGACGACGAAGAAAATCGACCGCCGGTACATTGGACGGCCGCGGCAGCGATGGCTGCGGTGCCGAGCCGCACAGTCCGGCGACCACCGCGGCGATCCGCTGCGCGCCTGCCGACAACCGCCGCCCGAGCACCAAAAGCCGTGGCCGCGCCGCCAGCGCCTGCCAGTCCGCCGCGGTCAATAGAAACGGCGCGTACGCCATCATCACCAGCGAGAACACGCCGACGTTGATGAACAGCTGCAACCCAAGGTGCAGCGACACCATGAACACGATGGCGAGGCGCCGGGTGACGGACTGGCGCAGCGGACTCAAGATCAAAAACGGCAGCGCCGTCTCCATCGCCAGGCTGCTGTAGGTCAGCACCCGCGACAACCCCAGCGTCATGTGCGGCCGCATCCACACGCCGAACGCCGTCACCATCCGATCCTGGTGCAGCACCACGTGAACCGCGGTGCCCTGCCGCCAGGTCGCCCCGCCTTTGTGAAGGGCGTTGAACAGGTACGACACCGCCAGTTGCACCAGCAGCGCCAGCACCGCCACCGACAACACCGGCGTCTCGTCCGCGGGCGCGTCGGGCGCAGCGCGCGCGGCCCGCAGCGCATCGACGGAGAACCGCCGCCCGAGAGGCAGGAACATCGTCCACAGCGCCAGCTCGCTGAGCATCCAGTCGCCACCGTTCTCCACCAGCGTGACCCGCCCGTGCAGGCTCCACACCGCGATCGCCGACAGGAACTGGAAAAGACGCGTGCGCCAGCCGACCAGCAAGGCCGCGTACACGATGCCGCACAGGATGAACCCCAGCGCGGCTTCGTCCTCCCACGAGGCCAGAAAAAACAGGGAGAACATCCACTGCGTGGGCGGCCGCCACAGAAGAACGTGATTGGTCAGCAGGCCGTGGTTGGAATACCAAAGCGTCAGGTCCGGGATCCGGCGCAGCAGATCGACCAGCAGCACCAGCGCCAGCGCGATCCGCCCCGCGGCCAGGCTGCGCGGATCGGCGGTCAGGTAACGGCGGGCCAAGGCCTGGCCGAACGCCGCAGCGCTCACGGTCATGGCGGCGGCGCTCCGTGGTGAAGAAAAATACGCCGGCGAACATTGCCGGCCACGGTCTCGCCGGGGGGTGGACTGTCGTCATCGATCACCCAGGCGTCGAACGAGGCGATTCGATCGCCGGCGCGTCCGGTGCGCTCTGGGTGGCGCAGCACCCATTCGACAAACGCCTGGTGATAGACGACGTGATCCGGAATGCGACGCGCGTATTCGGCGAACAGCGCGCTTTCATCCAGGCGCGCCGGGATAGTGGTCAGCGGCAGCGACGGTTCATCGATGCGGCTGCCGGCGGCGTTGAACGGATCGACGTGGCGCCCGTCGCTGGTCAGGGCATCGACGAACACCATCCGGTCACCGGTCGGCGGCTCCGACGCCCACGCCGTCCAGCGCTGGGACAGGCCGCCGTACCCGATCAGCGTCGCCACCAGCGGCGGGCGCAGGTCGCGCAGCGCCGCGGGCACGGCAGGGTTTTCGGCCAGCGCATCGACGGCCAGGGCCAACAACGTCAGCGCCGCCAGCAGCTCGCGCATCTGCGCTGGCCGCGCGCGCAGCCAGCGCCAGCAGCGACAAAGAAAGAAAGCGCCGCCGCCCGACGACGCCTCCGCTGTTCCGTCAACCGCCGCCGTCGCCACGGAGGACGGCGGCCGGGCCGGCACCCCGCACGCCGCCAGTCCCAGCCAGGTGGAAAGGCGCGTCCGGTTGATCGCCACCCGATCGTAGACCCAGACCGCCACGGTGCGGACCAGCGGCAGCCGCAGGAACAGCGCCAGCGGCCAAAAGCCGGGCAAGGTGCGAAAGATCTCGGCGAAGGCATCTGCCCGCAGCCAGCGCCGGCCCGTCACGGGATCCACCACCAGCACCGTCTTTTCCAGCAGTCCCGGCTCGACCGACAGTCCAGCCGGAAACGCCGCCAGGTCGTCGTTCGACAGGAAACGCAGCCGCCCCAGCGTGTCCAGGCGTCGCAAGAGGCGCACCGAAAAAAAACAGATCCCACAATCACCGTCGAAGATGACGAGACGCGTGCGCTGGCGCCGGCGCGCCCAGGCAGCGGCTTGCTCCCAATCTTGCGCCGACAAAAAGAACGGCAGAAACGCCAGCACCGCGACCGCCCAGTTGCCTTGGTTTAACAGCGCGGCGATCGTCGCCACCCAGGTCACCGTTAGCGCGATGCCCAGCCGGCGCGCCCAGACGCGTCCCACTGGCAGCAGCAGCAACACGGCAATCAACAGCGGCGCCAGCCACACGAAACGACTGAGCGCCGACAACAGCGACGGCGACAGCGCCGCGCGCGCCCACGCACCGACGGCGGTGACCACCCGCGCTTGGTGAAGCAGCCAGTGCAGGGCCGACCCGTCACGCCAGGCTGGCCCCGACCGGTTGGCGAACCAGAAGATCAACATGGCCGCGAACTGCAGCAGAAGGCCCGCCACAGCCAGAGACTGCACGGGCGCGGTGTCCGCCGCCGGCGCGCGCGCCGGATCCAGATCCGCTGCCGAGTGATGGGCGCGCCCGCGCAGGCCGGCCACCACCGCGTCGACGGAGAATCGCCGCGACAGCGGCAAGAACAACGTCCACAAGCACAGCGCGCCCAGCGCCACGCTGCCCTCGCCCTCGATCCAGATGATCCGGTTGTGCAGGCTGACCGTGGCCAGCAGGCTCAAGACCTGGAAAAGCCGGGTGCGAAATCCGACCGCCAGGGTGACGAAACAAAATCCGCAGACGAAAAAAAGCAGCGCCGCCTCGTGCGGCAGCGACGCCATGAAGAAGATCGAAAACAGCCGGGGAACAATCGGCTGCCAGAGCACGGTGTGATTCGGCAGCAGCCCCTCGTTGGAATAGAAAAGGGTCAGCTGCGGCCCGCGCGACCACAAATCCACCAGCAACGCCAAGCCCAGCGCGATGCGACCCAAACCCAAGCTGCGCGGATCGATGCAAAGCCAGCCGCGCCATCCGGGACGATCGGCGGTCGGGGGGCGCGGCGGCATCGCGACACTTTACCTGGCAGGCGACCCCACGGGTGGCTCAGCGCGCCAGAAAACCCGGAGAAATCGCGGGTCGACGCTGGGTGTCGATGTCGCCCATTGTATTTAGGCATACGACATAGAGCCGATTGTACTCGCCTGTAGGACGGCGGTTGCTACCATTGAAACGGTCGCACGGACGCCAAGGAGGTCTCACGATGTCGCAGTCAGGTTTCGACGGGTCGAACAGCCACAACGTTGCCGAAGCGGGCGCGCCTGAAAACGCCGTCCATGAAGCATCGAAGCTGATCGAACAGGCGCACGCCGAGATCTTGAAGGCGCGCGATCAGGTCCGCGAGACCATCGGCCTCATCGCCGAGCTGACCCGCATCAGCGCGGTGTTCGAATCCGTCGCCGAAGGGTTGGTCGACGCCACGTTCAAAGCGTCGAACGAAACCACCCGCGGCACGGCCCCGCAGAAAGTGCTGCTGGCGTTCGTCGAGGACCTCGGCGATCTGGCCCGGCGCGCGGTGCTGGGCGCAGGCGACGCCCGCCGCGAAGTGAGCCGCCTCAAGACCAGCGTCGGCCCCGCCGCCGGACCGTTGCAATCCGCCGACAGCGCCATTCGCCAGCTGGGCGAGGCCATCAAGCAGCTGGCCGATCGGCCGGGCGGCGCCGTCCCCCAGCGCATCGAGGTCGAGTACGCCACGCCCTCGCGCCCAAGCGGCAAACCGCGACCGCCGACGCCGCTGGAAGAAGCGTTGACCGCCGGCCTGTTCGTTCCGCGCGGCGCGCGCTCCGGCTTCAAGAACTGACCGTCAACGCAAGCGCCGGCCGCAGTCTCCAGCGCCAGCGACCCGATCGTCGTCACCAGATAGGTCCCGTCGGCGGCCACCGCCAGCGCCTGCGCCGGGCGAGCGGCGCACGGCGTGTCGACCAAGCGGCCGTCGACCAGGCGCTGCGGGTGGCCTCGCGCCAGCACATGCACGTCGCCCGACGACGAGACCGCAAAGCGGGTGATGCCGCCGCCGCCGTTGGTCAGCGTCTCGCCGGCGGCGCGCACGTCATTGCGGCGCACAAGGTTGCCGTCAGCGGTCAGCGTCCAGATGACGGTCTGGTTGGCGGCCAGCTGGATGGCGTCCGCCGCCAGGTGATCGAACCACGGGCGATCCCATTCGCCGGGGTATCGTCGAATTTTGCCGCCGGGAACGATGGCCAGCACACCGAACGGCGTGGCGGCGATCCAGCGAACGCTGGCGTGCCCGAGCGCCTCCAGCCACTCCGGACGGTGCGAATCGGCGATGGAGCACCCCGTGCCCAGGCACGTCGCCACGACCATCATCCACAGGCGCCCGCGCGGCATCTCCACGCCCTATGTACCGCAAACGGCGCGCCCGTTGCCATCCCAGTGCGCGGAGGCCCTTGCTTGGCTTCGGCGAGGCCGGTTGATAAGCTCCCCTTCCCCCGGGCCGGATGTCGTTTGACCATCGAATAATGGGCGACCCCGTTGCCGACAATCCGATGCCCGAGCTGCCGCCGTCGACCGAATCACCAATGTCGTCGCCGCCGGCAGAGGAACCGGCTGCGACCGCAACGACGCCAGCCCCAAAGGCCCCGGCCCACGACGGCGTTCCGGCGCTGACCGGCCTGACCCGCAGCCTGGGACTCCTCGGCCTCGAGGGTTGGTCGGTCGGCTTGTTGGCCTGGGGGGCGCGCGCCGCCTGGCGCCTGTCGGCTTACGCGGTGGCCAACGAGATCACCGCCAAGGGGCGCATCGTGCTGCTGGCCGATATGTTCGGCACCGCGTTCGCCGTCTGCTTGCTGGCCGTGGTTTACATGCTGGTGCGGCGGCGGCGCGCCGATGTCCTCGACGTCGTCGACGGCGTGGCGCGACGGCTGGCGCCGCTGGTCGTGGTCGGGCTGCTGCCGTTCCTGCTGAACTGGTCGATCTGGAGCGGGCGCGAGCTGTCGTTTCTGGTGCTGGCCGCGGTCTTTACCTTGGGCGTGCGGCCGCTTTTGACCATGTCGCTGTCGGCGCCGCCGTTGCTGGGCCAGTCGCTGACGTTGATCGGCCTCGGCGTCGCGCTGCATGCGTTTCGCCACCGGCACGCCCGTTTCTTTGCCCGGCTGCCGCTTTTCATCGTCCTCGGCGGCGCGGTGTATTACGCGGCGTTTTTCGCCTATCACACCATCGTTCATCACCGGAACATCCTCAGCACCAGCCTGGATCTGGGCCTGGAAGACAACCTGGTGTGGAACGCGCTGCACGGCGGA comes from the Polyangia bacterium genome and includes:
- the miaE gene encoding tRNA isopentenyl-2-thiomethyl-A-37 hydroxylase MiaE; protein product: MVSESPRSILRSCTHPAWFARSSGDLLMLLSDHLHCERKAAENALSLVRRYPHRGPSVTLLGRLAHEETSHVVQVAALIGARGWVPRADTPNQYARGLMAEIRGAEPARLLDSLLAAAFIEARSHERLGFLAAGFERVGEDQLADFYRALAGAEERHAEIFLELAAPLVSLASFDDRLSHFAAREAEILAALPHGPRIH
- a CDS encoding glutathione S-transferase family protein, which translates into the protein MPEYTLYGFAQSGHCYKVALCLELAGADWKPRFVDYFNGETHTPAYRAINVMGEAPVLDHGDLRLTQSGVMLDYLAERYPQLAVEKIAGGDPAQQREVLRWLLWDNHKLTSYTATFRYFRVLAAKSEPAVLAEFGKRARAAWTVLDTHLGGRSFVVGNRLSIVDLSICGYLFFEDELGVDWNDFPNLRDWLGRIRAQPRWKHPYDLLPGHPLQGKK
- a CDS encoding ATP-dependent DNA ligase, with protein sequence MQLSQLVETSRRVAATRSRLEKVALLADLIRLLPPRLVGVGVAYLTGELPQGRLGIGYAVLHELRATPTAPNVDAATEPLQLADVDRTFAAIKDTSGAGSVERRAGLLRALLSRATAAEQDLVLRLIIGEVRHGALEGVVADAVARAFSVEAAAVRRAMMLAGTLPAVAVALAHAGPGNGAGALGQFQLQLFQSVQPMLADTALDADAALERLGQAAFEYKLDGARVQVHKDGGTVEVFSRQQNRVTVAVPEIVERVAALPARRLVLDGEAIALSSNGRPLPFQTTMRRFGRRLDVPRLRAELPLAVSFFDVLRIDDDTLIDRPLSDRWQALAAADPDGALLVPRLVTGDGDAADAFFARAIADGHEGVMAKGLQSLYSAGRRGQEWLKIKSAHTLDLVVLAAEWGSGRRQGWLSNLHLGARDPENGGFLMLGKTFKGMTDQILRWQTEAFLSREIGRDGMAVYVRPELVVEIAFNDVQVSPQYPGGVALRFARLKRYRDDKTAADANTIAEVRALLPSG
- the acnA gene encoding aconitate hydratase AcnA, translating into MANSFGTLSTLKVGNKEYQFHRLAALKKAGLDPDRLPFSLRILLENLLRTEDGRTVRAADIKTLANWQPKDEPADEIAFQPSRVLLQDFTGVPAVVDLAAMREAMKKLGGDATKINPLLPAELVIDHSVQVDEFGTAQALSLNAAIEFQRNKERYAFLRWGQSAFRNFAVVPPDTGIVHQVNLEYLARVVFTAPAVSGALPMAYPDTLVGTDSHTTMVNGLGVLGWGVGGIEAEAAMLGQPMSMLIPQVIGFRLHGKLREGSTATDLVLVVTELLRKKGVVGKFVEFFGHGVAALSLADRATIANMAPEYGATCGIFPVDAETLRYLRFSGRPEEQVALVDAYMREQGLFGSGDGDKTPAYTDTMELDLGTVEPSVAGPKRPQDRVRLSSARQSFEQALPSLIKPKKKAGAGDAGAPAVPSAPELKNGSVVIAAITSCTNTSNPSVMVAAALLAKKAVEKGLATKPWVKTSLAPGSKVVTEYLNEAKLTPFLEQLRFHTVGYGCTTCIGNSGPLPAPVSHAIDERDLVVASVLSGNRNFEGRINPEVRANYLMSPPLVVAFALAGRIDIDMDKEPLGTDRAGKPVFLRDIWPSSDEVNRTMAAAIKPEMFTRSYGVVFEGDDRWQKLDVPKGETYVWQGDSTYIKHPPYFEGMKKAPSPVVDIKKARVLALLGDSVTTDHISPAGSIKKDGPAGKYLQAHGVDAKDFNSYGARRGNHEVMVRGTFANVRLKNLLAPGTEGGVTRHLPDGAAMSIFDASEKYAAEKVPLLVLAGKEYGSGSSRDWAAKGPLLLGVRVVIAESYERIHRSNLVGMGIVPLQFLPGQNAENLGLNGEELYETVGLPQLLSSNFAGGRTLKVRATRADGGVVEVETLVRIDTPQEIAYYQHGGILQYVLRQLVGA
- a CDS encoding class I SAM-dependent methyltransferase produces the protein MANDATALPQTWDPQRYAENARFVAELGMPVVALLDPQPGERILDLGCGDGFLTAKLKEMGARVIGVDASAAQIAAAVAMDLDARVIDGQALPFAGEFDAVFSNAALHWMKDADAVIGGVWRALVPGGRFVAECGGAGCVATIRAALGRALGRRGIDADRHNPWRFASAEDYQARLLQGGFVVESIALFARPTPLPGEMTAWLQTFAESFLDPLPPTERPVLLAEVQDDLRPALCDPAGHWTADYTRVRFRAIKSATATT
- a CDS encoding HTTM domain-containing protein, encoding MTVSAAAFGQALARRYLTADPRSLAAGRIALALVLLVDLLRRIPDLTLWYSNHGLLTNHVLLWRPPTQWMFSLFFLASWEDEAALGFILCGIVYAALLVGWRTRLFQFLSAIAVWSLHGRVTLVENGGDWMLSELALWTMFLPLGRRFSVDALRAARAAPDAPADETPVLSVAVLALLVQLAVSYLFNALHKGGATWRQGTAVHVVLHQDRMVTAFGVWMRPHMTLGLSRVLTYSSLAMETALPFLILSPLRQSVTRRLAIVFMVSLHLGLQLFINVGVFSLVMMAYAPFLLTAADWQALAARPRLLVLGRRLSAGAQRIAAVVAGLCGSAPQPSLPRPSNVPAVDFLRRLRTAAREGAAGLMLVVLMTELFIGNPLLSARVRFWQPTFVRMLVAYPRLIQAWTMFAPDAPVVDESVVVEAVTADGRHVDPYSEVAGRYGHPGTAAIPARLDNDSFFFNYSARIPFSSQYWGAFQDWILAYPQRTGRAEDRIVSFEASIVEDDSPPVGEMNPRHTRARVFLRWPRR